A stretch of DNA from Candidatus Pseudomonas phytovorans:
TGACCGGCGGTCGCGTGGCCACTGTGCAGACCGTGGGTGGCTCGGGCGCCCTGAAAGTCGGTGCCGACTTCCTCAAACGCTACTTCCCGCAGTCGGAAGTCTGGGTCAGCAACCCGACCTGGGATAACCATCGCGCCATCTTCGAAGGTGCCGGTTTCAAGGTGAACACCTACCCGTACTTCGACCAGGCCTCCCGCGGTGTGGACGTTGACGGCATGCTGGCCACCCTGCAGACCCTGCCGGCCAACAGCGTGGTCCTGCTGCACCCGTGCTGCCACAACCCCACCGGTGCCGACCTTACACAAAACCAGTGGCAGCAAGTGGTGGAAGTGGTCAAGGCACGCCAGCTGATCCCGTTCCTCGACATTGCCTACCAAGGCTTCGCCGAAGGACTGGTGGAAGACGCCTACGCCATCCGCGAAATGGCCCGCGCCGGCGTGCCGTGCCTGGTCAGCAACTCGTTCTCGAAGATCTTCTCGCTGTACGGCGAGCGGGTTGGCGGCCTGTCGGTGGTCTGCGATGACGACGCCACAGCCCAGAGCGTGCTTGGCCAGCTCAAGGCTACCGTGCGCCGCAACTACTCCAGCCCGCCCAACTTCGGCGCCCAGCTGGTCGCAGGCGTGCTGAGCGATGCTGCCCTCAATGCCCAGTGGGCCGAGGAAGTCGAAGTGATGCGCAAGCGTATTCTCGACATGCGCCAGGCATTGGTCGATGCCTTGGCCGTGCTGCTGCCAGGTCAGGACTTCCAGTTCTTCCTGCGTCAGCGCGGCATGTTCAGCTACACCGGTTTCAGTGTCGAGCAAGTGCGCCGCCTGCGTGACGAATTTGGCGTGTACCTGATCGACAGCGGCCGCGTGTGCATGTCCGGCCTGCGCCCGGCCAACCTGCAACGGGTTGCCGAAGCGTTCGCTGCTGTTCAGAAGTAAAAAGGTACCGGGCCGCTTCGCGGCCCGTTCCCACATTGTTGCCTGCACACCCTGCTTGTAAAGACAAGTGCAACCGCCCCTCGGAAAAGGGCTTCGCAAGTGCAACCTTTCCGTGCACAATCGCGCCCCTCTTTTCCGGTTGAGTTGGGCGATAGCACTATTTCGCCATTCTCAGCCTGTTGCAGTCTTGCGAGTGGAGCTTCACCCGGAATGAATGAGCAGGCCCCGAGCGTTGAACAACGCTATGTAGAATCGACCCCCGCCACCCTCGGCAGCTGGGCGCGTCACGACACCACCTGGATGCTGGGCCTGTTCGGCACAGCCATTGGCGCCGGAACCCTGTTCCTGCCGATCAACGCCGGCCTTGGCGGCTTCTGGCCACTGATCATCCTCGCCGTTCTGGCTTTCCCGATGACCTATTTCGCCCACCGCGGGCTGACCCGCTTCGTGCTCTCCGGGCGCAATGGCGGCGACATCACCGAAGTGGTGAAGGAGCACTTTGGCAGCAACGCCGGTGCCTCGATCACGGTGCTGTACTTCTTCGCGATCTTCCCGATCCTGCTTATCTATAGCGTGGCGCTGACCAACACCGTGTCCAGCTTCATGGAGCACCAACTGCACATGGCGCCGCCGCCGCGGGCCATCCTGTCGTTCGTGCTGATCCTCGGCCTGCTGGCCATCGTGCGCTGCGGTGAGCAGGCCACGGTCAAGGTCATGAGCCTGCTGGTGTACCCGTTCATCGTCGCCCTGGCGTTGCTGGGTCTGTACCTGGTGCCGCACTGGACCGGTGGCATCCTCGACAGCGCTACCCAGGTGCCACCGGCCTCGGCCTTCCTGCATACCCTGTGGCTGGCCATTCCGGTGATGGTGTTCTCGTTCAACCACTCGCCGATCATTTCGGCCTTCGCCGTCGACCAGAAGCGCCGCTACGGCGAGCATGCCGACGAGCGCAGCGGCCAGATCCTGCGCCGCGCCCACCTGCTGATGGTGGTGATGGTGCTGTTCTTCGTGTTCAGCTGCGTGCTCACCCTGAGCAGCGCCCAACTGGCCGAAGCCAAGGCACAGAATCTCTCGATCCTGTCGTACCTGGCCAACCACTTCAGCAACCCGACCATCGCGTTTGCTGCGCCCCTGATCGCCTTCGTGGCCATTTCCAAGTCGTTCCTGGGCCACTACATCGGTGCCAGCGAAGGCCTGAAGGGCATCATCGCCAAGACCGGCGCACGCCCGGGCGCCAAGACACTGGACCGCGTGGTAGCCGCGTTGATGCTGGTGGTTTGCTGGATCGTTGCCACCCTCAACCCGAGCATCCTCGGCATGATCGAATCGCTCGGCGGCCCGATCCTTGCGGTGCTGCTGTTCCTGATGCCGATGTACGCCATCCGCCGTGTACCGTCGATGCGCAAGTACAGCGGTGCGGCCTCCAACGTGTTCGTTGTGGTGGTCGGCCTGGTCGCGTTGACTTCGGTGGTGTACGGCCTGCTGGGCTGATTCGCTGCCTGAAATAGAGAATGCCCGGGTCGCTTGTAGCAACCTGGGCATTTTTTTGTCCACAAAAATTGTCTGGAAATAGAACAATTTCACCTGCCCCCATAGGCACCCGGCCGCCTTCATGCTTAACTCAGCGTCCTTTTCAAACCCAGCATAAGGATTTCGTCATGGCTCAAGTGACTCTCAAAGGCGGCCCGGTTCAGGTTAAAGGCGAGCTGCCGAAAACCGGCGCCCAGGCTCCGGCATTCTCCCTGGTCGGTGAAGGCCTGGCGGACAAGTCGCTGAAGGACTACGCCGGCAAGCGCAAGGTGCTGAACATCTTCCCGAGCGTCGACACCCCAACCTGCGCCACTTCCGTGCGCAAGTTCAACGCCCAGGCCAACGATGTCGCCAACACCGTGGTGCTGTGCATCTCCGCCGACCTGCCATTCGCCCAGGCGCGTTTCTGCGGTGCCGAAGGCCTGGAGAACGTGAAGAACCTGTCGACCCTGCGTGGCCGCGAGTTCCTCGAAGACTACGGCGTAGCCATCGCTGATGGCCCGCTGGCCGGCCTGGCTGCCCGTGCTGTTGTGGTGCTGGACGAGAACGACAAGGTGCTGCACAGCGAGCTGGTTGGCGAAATCGCTGACGAGCCGAACTACGAGGCGGCACTGGCTGTACTGAAGTAAGGATTGCGTGGGGCAGGGCGGGCGCCTGTAGCCTGTGCCGGCCTCTTCGCGGGCACGCCCGTTCCCACAGGTACGGCACAGCTTTCAAAGGTTGTGATTTCCCTGTGGGAGCGGGCGTGCCCGCGAAGAGGCCTGCTCAGGCAACCGAAACCTTTCAGCCCGCCAACGCTCCAAGCAACACCCTGTTACGGCCCGGAACGCTTTCCGGGCCGTTTTCATTTAAAGTTCAGGCTCTTGGCAACGTCAGCCAAAGGTAAACCTCTGGTAAAGGCCCTTTGCTAAAACGATGCCATTGCTTATCGTTCACCCTCCCCAAGCCGCCATTCCGAACAAGGTTCGTTCAACCCATGCAAGCGTCCAATCCCCGTTCCCCCCGTCGCTGGCTCGTCGGCCTGCTGATCCTGCTGCTGGTGGCTGCACTGGCCTGGTGGCTGTGGCCTGCAGCAACGCCTGCGCATAAAGAAGCCGGCAGCGGTGGCGGGCGCGGTGGCAAGGGCATGATGGGCGGCCGCCCCGGCTTCGGCGGCTCCACCGAAGCGGTGCCGGTACGCATCGAACCGGTGCGGGTAGGCGACTTCCCCTTGTATTACAAGGCATTGGGCACAGTCACCGCGACCAACACGGTTAATGTGCGCAGCCGCGTGGCTGGCGAGTTGGTGAAAATCCACTTCAAGGAAGGCCAGCAGGTCAAGGCCGGCGACCTGCTCGCTGAAATCGACCCACGCTCGTACCGCATTGCCCTTCAGCAGGCCGAAGGCACCTTGGCGCAAAACCAGGCGCAGCTGAAAAACGCCCAGGTCGATGTGGCACGCTATAAAGGCTTGTATGCCGAAGACAGCATTGCCAAACAGACTCTCGATACTGCCGAAGCGCAAGTGGCGCAATTCCAGGGCCTGGTGATGACCAACCAGGCGCAGGTCAACGACGCCCGCCTGAACCTCGATTTCACCCAGATTCGTGCGCCGATCAACGGCCGCGTGGGCCTGCGCCAGCTCGACCTGGGCAACCTGGTAGCGGCCAACGACACCACCGCGCTGGTGGTGATCACCCAGACCGAGCCGATCAGCGTCGCTTTCACCCTGCCGGAGACCGAGCTGAGCACCGTGCTGGAGCGCTACCGCAGCGGCGCCAGCCTGCCGGTCGAGGCCTGGGACCGAAGTGACAGCAAGTTGCAGTCCAGCGGCGTGCTGGGCAGCATTGACAACCAGATCGACACCACCACCGGCACCCTGAAGTTCAAGGGCCGCTTCGAGAACAAGGACCTGGCCCTGTTCCCCAACCAGTTCGTCAACGTGCGCCTGCTGGCCGATACCCTCAAGCAGGTGGTCATGGCCCCGGCCGCGTCTATCCAGTTCGGCAACGACGGCACGTTTGCCTATGTGGTCAACGCCGAGAACACCGTGAATGTGCGCAAGCTCAAGGTCGGCGCCAGCGATGGCGAGAACAGCGTCATCCTCGAAGGCCTGAAGGCCGGCGACCGCCTGGTGCTGGAAGGCACCGACCGCCTGCGCGAAGGCACCAAGGTGGAAGTGGTCGAAGACAGCTCGCAAGTGCCGACCACCCCTGGGCAGCACCTGCAAGGCCAGGACGCCAATGGTTCGGCGCACACCGGTGAAGCACAGCCTGGCAAAGCAGCAGGCAAGGCGGGCGCATGAACCTCTCGCGTCTGTTCATCCTGCGGCCGGTCGCCACCACGCTGAGCATGCTGGCCATCGTCCTGGCCGGCCTGATCGCCTACAAGCTGCTGCCAGTGTCGGCTTTGCCGCAGGTGGATTACCCGACCATTCGGGTCATGACCCTGTACCCCGGCGCCAGCCCGCAGGTGATGACCAGTGCGGTTACCGCACCGCTGGAGCGCCAGTTCGGCCAGATGCCTGGCCTGGAGCAAATGGCCTCGACCAGTTCCGGCGGCGCTTCGGTGCTGACCCTGCGCTTCAACCTCGACATGAACATGGACGTTGCCGAGCAACAGGTGCAGGCTGCGATTAACGCCGCCAGCAACCTGTTGCCCAGCGACCTGCCGGCACCGCCGGTGTACAACAAGGTCAACCCGGCGGATACCCCGGTGCTGACCCTGGCCATTTCGTCCAAGACCATGCCGCTACCCAAGCTCAACGACCTGGTCGACACCCGCGTGGCGCAAAAGCTCGCGCAGATCAGCGGTGTAGGCATGGTCAGCATTGCCGGCGGCCAGCGCCAGGCGGTGCGGATCAAGGTAAACGTCGATGCCCTGGCTGCCAACGGCCTGAACCTGGATGACGTGCGCACGCTGATCGGTGCGTCCAACGTCAACCAGCCGAAAGGCAACTTCGACGGCCCGACCCGGGTGTCGATGCTCGATGCCAACGACCAGCTGCGCTCCCCCGAGGAATACGCCAACCTGATCCTGGCCTACAACAACGGTGCACCGCTGCGCCTGAAAGATGTGGCCGAAATTGTCGATGGCGCAGAAAACGAGCGCCTGGCTGCCTGGGCCAACGAGAACCAGGCGGTGCTGCTGAACATCCAGCGCCAGCCAGGCGCCAACGTCATCGAAGTGGTCGACCGCATCAAGGAGCTGTTGCCTTCGATCACCGACAACCTGCCGGCCGGCCTCGATGTCTCGGTGCTGACCGACCGCACTCAGACCATCCGTGCTGCGGTCAAGGATGTGCAGCATGAACTGCTGATCGCCATCGTGCTGGTGGTGATGGTCACCTTCGTCTTCCTGCGCCGTTTCAGCGCCACCCTCATCCCGTCGATTGCTGTGCCCCTGTCACTGATCGGTACCTTCGGTGTGATGTACCTGGCCGGTTTTTCGGTGAACAACCTGACGCTGATGGCCCTGACCATTGCCACCGGCTTTGTGGTCGACGATGCCATCGTCATGCTGGAAAACATCTCCCGGCACATCGAAGAGGGCGAGACGCCCATGCAGGCGGCGCTCAAGGGCGCCCGCCAGATCGGGTTCACCCTGATTTCGCTGACCTTCTCGCTGATCGCGGTGCTGATCCCGCTGCTGTTCATGGCTGACGTGGTCGGCCGCCTGTTCCGCGAATTCGCCATTACCCTGGCAGTGGCCATCCTGATTTCCCTGGTGGTGTCGCTGACCCTGACGCCAATGATGTGCGCGCGCCTGCTCAAGCGTGAGCCCAAGGAAGAGGAACAAAGCCGCTTCTACCGCGCCAGCGGCGCCTGGATCGACTGGCTGATCAAACACTACGGCAACGCCCTGCAGTGGGTACTCAAACACCAGCCGCTGACCCTGTTGGTGGCCGTGGCCAGCCTGGTGCTGACCGTGTTCCTGTACATGGTGGTGCCCAAGGGCTTCTTCCCGGTGCAGGACACCGGGGTGATCCAGGGCATTTCCGAAGCACCGCAGTCCACCTCGTTCGCCGCCATGAGCGAGCGCCAGCAGGCCTTGAGCAAGGTGATTCTGCAGGACCCTGCCGTGCAGAGCCTGTCGTCCTACATCGGCGTCGACGGCGACAACGCCACGCTCAACAGTGGCCGCCTGCTGATCAACCTCAAGCCCCACGGCGAACGTGATGTCACCGCCGGCGAGGTGATCAGCCGCCTGCAGCCACAAGTCGACCGGTTGGTGGGCATCCGCCTGTTCATGCAGCCGGTGCAAGACCTGAGCATCGAAGACCGGGTCAGCCGTACCCAGTACCAGTTCAGCCTGTCGTCGCCGGACGCCGACCTGCTGGCGCAGTGGAGCGGCAAGCTGGTACAGGCACTCCATCAACGCCCGGAACTGGCTGATGTGGCCAGTGATCTGCAGGACAAAGGCCTGCAGGTGTACCTGGTGATCGACCGTGACATGGCCAGCCGCCTGGGCATCACCGTGTCGCAGATCACCAACGCACTGTACGACGCCTTCGGCCAGCGGCAGATCTCGACCATCTACACCCAGGCCAGCCAGTACCGGGTGGTGCTGCAGTCGCAGGACGCGGCAGTCATTGGCCCGCAGGCGCTGGAGTCGATTCACGTCAAAGCCACCGATGGGGGACAAGTGCGCCTCTCGGCGCTGGCGCGCATCGAGCAACGCCAGGCCCAACTGGCCATTTCCCACATCGGCCAGTTCCCCGCGGTGACCATGTCCTTCAACCTGGGCCACGGGGCGTCGCTGGGCGAAGCGGTACAGGTGATCGAGCAGGTGCAAAAGGACATCGGCATGCCGCTGGGCGTACAAACCCGCTTCCAGGGCGCGGCAGAAGCCTTCCAGGCGTCGCTGTCGAGCACCTTGCTGCTGATTCTGGCGGCGGTGGTGACCATGTACATCGTGCTGGGCGTGCTGTACGAAAGCTACATCCACCCGGTGACCATCCTCTCGACCCTGCCGTCGGCAGCGGTAGGTGCGTTGCTTGCCCTGCTCATCAGCGGCAATGACCTGGGCATGATCGCCATCATCGGCATCATTCTGCTGATCGGTATCGTCAAGAAGAACGCGATCATGATGATCGACTTCGCCCTTGAGGCCGAGCGCCATCAGGGCATGAGCCCGCGCGATGCCATCTTCCAGGCGGCGCTACTGCGCTTCCGGCCGATCCTGATGACCACCCTGGCCGCGTTGTTCGGTGCGGTGCCGCTGATGCTCGCCACCGGCTCTGGCGCCGAGCTGCGCCAGCCGCTGGGCCTGGTGATGGTCGGCGGGTTGCTGGTCAGCCAGGTGCTGACGCTGTTCACCACCCCGGTCATCTACCTGTATTTCGACCGGTTGGCCCGCCGCTTTCGCCCGGCCACTGACGTGAAGCAGGCCGAAGCATGAACCTGTCCGGCCCTTTCATCCGTCGTCCGGTGGCGACGATGTTGCTGTGCCTGGCCATTTTGCTGCTGGGCGGCGTGAGCTTCCGGCTACTGCCGGTGGCACCGCTGCCTGAGATGGACTTCCCGGTAATCGTGGTATCGGCCAACCTCTCCGGCGCCAGCCCCGAGGTCATGGCGTCCACGGTTGCCACGCCGCTGGAGCGCAAGCTGGGCAGCATTGCCGGTGTGACCACGCTGACCAGCAGCTCTAACCAGGGCTCCACGCGGGTGGTGATCGGCTTCGAGATGGGCCGTGACATCGACGGCGCGGCACGCGAGGTGCAGGCGGCGATCAACGCCACCCGCAACCTGCTGCCCAGCGGCATGCGCAGCATGCCCACCTACAAGAAGATCAACCCGTCGCAAGCACCGATCATGGTGCTGTCGCTGACCTCGGACGTGCTGCAGAAAGGCCAGCTGTACGACCTGGCCGACACCATCCTGTCGCAAAGCCTGGCCCAGGTATCGGGGGTAGGCGAGGTGCAGATCGGCGGCAGTTCACTGCCGGCAGTGCGCATCGCCGTCGAGCCACAACTGCTCAACCAGTACGGTGTGTCGCTGGACGACGTGCGCACTGCGGTGTCCAATGCCAACCAGCGCCGGCCCATGGGCTTCGTCGAGGATGCCGAGCGCAACTGGCAGGTGCGTGCCAACGACCAGCTGGAAAAGGCCAAGGACTACGCGCCAATCGTGATCCGCCAGCAGAATGGCACTATCCTGCGGCTGGCCGACGTGGCGACCATCACCGATGGCGTAGAGAACCGTTACAACAGTGGTTTCTTCAACGATCAGAGCGCCGTGTTGCTGGTGGTCAACCGCCAGACCGGCGCCAACATCATCGAGACGGTCGACCAGATCAAGGCGCAGTTGCCAGCGCTGCAATCGCTCCTGCCGGCAAGTGTGCAGTTGAACGTAGCCATGGATCGCTCGCCGGTCATCAAGGCCAGCCTCAAAGAAGCCGAACACACCCTGCTGATCGCCGTGGGGCTGGTCATCCTGGTGGTCTACCTGTTCCTGGGCAGTCTGCGGGCCTCGTTGATTCCAAGCCTGGCGGTGCCCGTTTCGTTGGTGGGCACCTTTGCGGTCATGTACCTGTGTGGTTTTTCGCTCAACAACCTGTCGCTCATGGCGTTGATCCTGGCCACGGGGTTGGTGGTGGACGATGCGATCGTGGTACTGGAGAACATCTCCCGGCACATTGAGGACGGCCAGCCGCCGATGAAGGCCGCCTTCCTCGGTGCCAAGGAAGTGGGCTTCACCTTGCTGTCGATGAACGTGTCGCTGGTGGCGGTGTTCGTCTCCATCCTGTTCATGGGCGGCATCGTGCGCAACCTGTTCCAGGAGTTTTCCATCACCCTGGCTTCGGCGATCATCGTCTCGCTGGTGGTTTCGCTCACGCTCACGCCCATGCTGTGTGCCCGTTGGCTGAAACCACACCAGGCCGAGCAGAACCGCCTGCAGCGCTGGAGCGACAACCTGCACCAGCGCATGGTCAGCGGCTATGACCGCAGCCTGGGCTGGGCCCTGCGCCATAAGCGCCTGACCCTGTTCAGCCTGCTGGCCACCATTGGTATCAACATCGCGTTGTACGTGGTGGTGCCCAAGACGCTGATGCCGCAGCAGGACACCGGCCAGTTGATGGGCTTTATCCGGGGCGACGACGGCCTGTCGTTTACCGTGATGCAGCCAAAAATGGAAATCTACCGCCGCGCCTTGCTGGCTGACCCGGCGGTGCAGAGTGTTGCCGGTTTCATCGGCGGCAACAGCGGCACCAACAATGCCATGGTGCTGGTGCGCCTGAAACCGATCAGCGAGCGCAAGCTGGATGCCCAGAAAGTGATCGAGCGCCTGCGTAAGGAAATGCCCAAGGTGCCCGGCGGGCGCCTGTTCCTGATGGCCGATCAGGACCTGCAACTGGGCGGCGGCGGCCGTGACCAGACGTCGTCGCAGTACCTGTATACCCTGCAGAGCGGCGACCTGGCGGCATTGCGCCAGTGGTTCCCCAAGGTGGTTGCGGCGCTGCGTGCACTGCCGGAACTGACGGCCATCGACGCCCACGACGGTGCGGGTACCCAGCAAGTAACGCTGGTGGTCGACCGCGACCAGGCCAAGCGCCTGGGCATCGACATGGACATGGTCACCACGGTGCTGAACAACGCCTACAGCCAGCGGCAGATCTCCACCATCTACGACAGCCTCAACCAGTACCAGGTGGTGCTGGAGATCAACCCGAAATACGCCTGGGACCCGAGCACCCTGGAGCAAGTACAGGTGATCACGGCCGACGGCGCGCGCGTGCCGCTGTCGACCATCGCCCGCTACGAAAACAGCCTGGCCAACGACCGGGTCAGCCACGAAGGCCAGTTCGCCTCGGAAGACATCGCCTTCGACGTCGCCGAAGGCTACAGCCCCGACCAGGCCATGGCGGCGCTGGAGCGTGCGGTCGCCAAGCTGGGCCTGCCCGAAGAAGTGATCGCCAAGCTCGGCGGTACGGCCGATGCCTTTGCCAAAACCCAGGAAGGCCAGCCGTTCATGATCCTCGGCGCGCTGGTGCTGGTGTATCTGGTGTTGGGCATTCTGTACGAAAGCTACATTCACCCGCTGACCATTCTCTCGACGCTGCCCTCGGCGGGGGTCGGTGCCTTGCTGGCCCTGTACGTGACGGGGGGCGAGTTCAGCCTGATCTCGCTGCTGGGTTTGTTCCTGCTGATCGGTGTGGTGAAGAAAAACGCCATCCTGATGATCGACCTGGCCTTGCAGCTGGAGCGCCACCAGGGCCTGTCGCCGGAAGAGTCGATCCGCCGGGCCTGCCTGTTGCGCTTGCGACCGATCCTGATGACTACCCTGGCCGCCATCCTTGGCGCCTTGCCGCTGTTGCTGAGCCACGCCGAAGGCGCGGAAATGCGCCAGCCGCTGGGCCTGACAATCATCGGTGGCCTGGTGTTCAGCCAGGTCCTCACCCTTTACACGACGCCGGTTGTCTATTTGTATCTGGACCGCCTGCGCCACCGTTTCAACCGTTGGCGCGGCGTGCGCACCGACGCCGCCCTGGAAACCCCGCTATGACTTTTGCCCAGACCCCACTTCACCGTGCGCTGCAAGCGTTGACCCGAGGGCGTGGCTCGCGCCTGCTCGGCGCCGGGTTGTGCGTGGCGTTGCTCAGTGCCTGTACCTTGAGCCCGGACTACCATCGCCCCGAACTCGATACCAGCGCAGCGCAGTTCAAGCACGCCGAAGGCTGGACCCAGGCCACGCCGTCCGACGCCATTGCCCGTGGCGCCTGGTGGGAAATCTACGGCGATGCCGGGCTCAATGCACTGGTCGAGGAACTGAACCGCAGTAACCAGACCGTCGCCCAGTCTGAAGCGCAGTATCGCCAGGCCCAGGCACTGGTGCGCAGCAGCCGGGCAGGGTTGTTCCCAAGCCTGGACCTGACGGTCGGCAAGAACCGCTCTGCCCAAGGTACTGGCAGCTCCAGCTCCAGCCTGTCCAACAACAGC
This window harbors:
- a CDS encoding aspartate/tyrosine/aromatic aminotransferase, which codes for MFKHVDAYAGDPILSLMETFKADPRADKVNLSIGLYYDEAGVVPQLAAVDAVEKRMAGQDHEASLYLPMEGLASYRQAIQALLFGADHPAVTGGRVATVQTVGGSGALKVGADFLKRYFPQSEVWVSNPTWDNHRAIFEGAGFKVNTYPYFDQASRGVDVDGMLATLQTLPANSVVLLHPCCHNPTGADLTQNQWQQVVEVVKARQLIPFLDIAYQGFAEGLVEDAYAIREMARAGVPCLVSNSFSKIFSLYGERVGGLSVVCDDDATAQSVLGQLKATVRRNYSSPPNFGAQLVAGVLSDAALNAQWAEEVEVMRKRILDMRQALVDALAVLLPGQDFQFFLRQRGMFSYTGFSVEQVRRLRDEFGVYLIDSGRVCMSGLRPANLQRVAEAFAAVQK
- a CDS encoding MdtB/MuxB family multidrug efflux RND transporter permease subunit → MNLSRLFILRPVATTLSMLAIVLAGLIAYKLLPVSALPQVDYPTIRVMTLYPGASPQVMTSAVTAPLERQFGQMPGLEQMASTSSGGASVLTLRFNLDMNMDVAEQQVQAAINAASNLLPSDLPAPPVYNKVNPADTPVLTLAISSKTMPLPKLNDLVDTRVAQKLAQISGVGMVSIAGGQRQAVRIKVNVDALAANGLNLDDVRTLIGASNVNQPKGNFDGPTRVSMLDANDQLRSPEEYANLILAYNNGAPLRLKDVAEIVDGAENERLAAWANENQAVLLNIQRQPGANVIEVVDRIKELLPSITDNLPAGLDVSVLTDRTQTIRAAVKDVQHELLIAIVLVVMVTFVFLRRFSATLIPSIAVPLSLIGTFGVMYLAGFSVNNLTLMALTIATGFVVDDAIVMLENISRHIEEGETPMQAALKGARQIGFTLISLTFSLIAVLIPLLFMADVVGRLFREFAITLAVAILISLVVSLTLTPMMCARLLKREPKEEEQSRFYRASGAWIDWLIKHYGNALQWVLKHQPLTLLVAVASLVLTVFLYMVVPKGFFPVQDTGVIQGISEAPQSTSFAAMSERQQALSKVILQDPAVQSLSSYIGVDGDNATLNSGRLLINLKPHGERDVTAGEVISRLQPQVDRLVGIRLFMQPVQDLSIEDRVSRTQYQFSLSSPDADLLAQWSGKLVQALHQRPELADVASDLQDKGLQVYLVIDRDMASRLGITVSQITNALYDAFGQRQISTIYTQASQYRVVLQSQDAAVIGPQALESIHVKATDGGQVRLSALARIEQRQAQLAISHIGQFPAVTMSFNLGHGASLGEAVQVIEQVQKDIGMPLGVQTRFQGAAEAFQASLSSTLLLILAAVVTMYIVLGVLYESYIHPVTILSTLPSAAVGALLALLISGNDLGMIAIIGIILLIGIVKKNAIMMIDFALEAERHQGMSPRDAIFQAALLRFRPILMTTLAALFGAVPLMLATGSGAELRQPLGLVMVGGLLVSQVLTLFTTPVIYLYFDRLARRFRPATDVKQAEA
- the tpx gene encoding thiol peroxidase codes for the protein MAQVTLKGGPVQVKGELPKTGAQAPAFSLVGEGLADKSLKDYAGKRKVLNIFPSVDTPTCATSVRKFNAQANDVANTVVLCISADLPFAQARFCGAEGLENVKNLSTLRGREFLEDYGVAIADGPLAGLAARAVVVLDENDKVLHSELVGEIADEPNYEAALAVLK
- a CDS encoding serine/threonine transporter, translating into MNEQAPSVEQRYVESTPATLGSWARHDTTWMLGLFGTAIGAGTLFLPINAGLGGFWPLIILAVLAFPMTYFAHRGLTRFVLSGRNGGDITEVVKEHFGSNAGASITVLYFFAIFPILLIYSVALTNTVSSFMEHQLHMAPPPRAILSFVLILGLLAIVRCGEQATVKVMSLLVYPFIVALALLGLYLVPHWTGGILDSATQVPPASAFLHTLWLAIPVMVFSFNHSPIISAFAVDQKRRYGEHADERSGQILRRAHLLMVVMVLFFVFSCVLTLSSAQLAEAKAQNLSILSYLANHFSNPTIAFAAPLIAFVAISKSFLGHYIGASEGLKGIIAKTGARPGAKTLDRVVAALMLVVCWIVATLNPSILGMIESLGGPILAVLLFLMPMYAIRRVPSMRKYSGAASNVFVVVVGLVALTSVVYGLLG
- a CDS encoding efflux RND transporter permease subunit; this encodes MNLSGPFIRRPVATMLLCLAILLLGGVSFRLLPVAPLPEMDFPVIVVSANLSGASPEVMASTVATPLERKLGSIAGVTTLTSSSNQGSTRVVIGFEMGRDIDGAAREVQAAINATRNLLPSGMRSMPTYKKINPSQAPIMVLSLTSDVLQKGQLYDLADTILSQSLAQVSGVGEVQIGGSSLPAVRIAVEPQLLNQYGVSLDDVRTAVSNANQRRPMGFVEDAERNWQVRANDQLEKAKDYAPIVIRQQNGTILRLADVATITDGVENRYNSGFFNDQSAVLLVVNRQTGANIIETVDQIKAQLPALQSLLPASVQLNVAMDRSPVIKASLKEAEHTLLIAVGLVILVVYLFLGSLRASLIPSLAVPVSLVGTFAVMYLCGFSLNNLSLMALILATGLVVDDAIVVLENISRHIEDGQPPMKAAFLGAKEVGFTLLSMNVSLVAVFVSILFMGGIVRNLFQEFSITLASAIIVSLVVSLTLTPMLCARWLKPHQAEQNRLQRWSDNLHQRMVSGYDRSLGWALRHKRLTLFSLLATIGINIALYVVVPKTLMPQQDTGQLMGFIRGDDGLSFTVMQPKMEIYRRALLADPAVQSVAGFIGGNSGTNNAMVLVRLKPISERKLDAQKVIERLRKEMPKVPGGRLFLMADQDLQLGGGGRDQTSSQYLYTLQSGDLAALRQWFPKVVAALRALPELTAIDAHDGAGTQQVTLVVDRDQAKRLGIDMDMVTTVLNNAYSQRQISTIYDSLNQYQVVLEINPKYAWDPSTLEQVQVITADGARVPLSTIARYENSLANDRVSHEGQFASEDIAFDVAEGYSPDQAMAALERAVAKLGLPEEVIAKLGGTADAFAKTQEGQPFMILGALVLVYLVLGILYESYIHPLTILSTLPSAGVGALLALYVTGGEFSLISLLGLFLLIGVVKKNAILMIDLALQLERHQGLSPEESIRRACLLRLRPILMTTLAAILGALPLLLSHAEGAEMRQPLGLTIIGGLVFSQVLTLYTTPVVYLYLDRLRHRFNRWRGVRTDAALETPL
- a CDS encoding MdtA/MuxA family multidrug efflux RND transporter periplasmic adaptor subunit, yielding MQASNPRSPRRWLVGLLILLLVAALAWWLWPAATPAHKEAGSGGGRGGKGMMGGRPGFGGSTEAVPVRIEPVRVGDFPLYYKALGTVTATNTVNVRSRVAGELVKIHFKEGQQVKAGDLLAEIDPRSYRIALQQAEGTLAQNQAQLKNAQVDVARYKGLYAEDSIAKQTLDTAEAQVAQFQGLVMTNQAQVNDARLNLDFTQIRAPINGRVGLRQLDLGNLVAANDTTALVVITQTEPISVAFTLPETELSTVLERYRSGASLPVEAWDRSDSKLQSSGVLGSIDNQIDTTTGTLKFKGRFENKDLALFPNQFVNVRLLADTLKQVVMAPAASIQFGNDGTFAYVVNAENTVNVRKLKVGASDGENSVILEGLKAGDRLVLEGTDRLREGTKVEVVEDSSQVPTTPGQHLQGQDANGSAHTGEAQPGKAAGKAGA